TAGTGCATAATCTTGTGTTCCAAATCTAACATTGCCTAATGCCTAAACTGTTTATAATCATCGATTGTAAACCtaaactgttttcatttttaaatatttacattcttaAAAAATCTAACATTTCCGTCTGCATGAATATAATAAATgtgtattaacatttttaataaaatatttacattctCAAATCATTTACTTTGGAATAAAACGTAATCAATAACAATAaatgtcaatttttttgaataaaggatggaaaaaatatcatttaaagaAAAGAGCTGTGTAGCCAAAGTGATGGGGACGATCTTGTCAGTGATGGGCGCACTTGTGGTGATTTTCTACCACGGTCCACGTATTTTTGTTGCATCTTCTCCACCGTATGTAAACTTCCGTCAGCTTTCTCCACCGTTGTTTTCATCTTCAACCTCTGATTGGCTCATCGGAGGAGCTGTTCTAACCATACAAGTCATCTTCGTTTCTGTTTGTTACATTCTACAGGTACCACATTTTGATACCTATCTataaataatttctaaatttatgCTTCAATCGAAATCAATAAGAGAGAGGGAACAACTTATAAAAGATGTCGGCTTCATTCTTATCATATAGAGAATTGATATCATTCCAATGATTTTTCTATGTGACTATATTGGACAGGCACACATAATGAGTGAATATCCAGCAGCATTCACAGTCTCCTTTCTTTACACTatatgtgtttcagtcattacCACAACGATTGGACTAGTAGTCGAAAGGAACAATCCAAGCGTTTGGATCCTTCAATTCGATATTACTTTGATCACAATTGTAGCTGTGGTATGTTATatacattttcgttttttttttaaaagaaaaaaaatcaaaatactttCTTTTGCATTTTAACATAGtcttctttataaaatatttcaggCAACAATAACTTCGGTATCCTATACGATTCATTCATGGATAATACGATACAAAGGACCTGTCTACCTTGCCATATTTAAACCTTTGTCTATTCTAATAGCAGTGGTTATGGGCGTGATTTTTCTTAACGATTCTCTCTATCTTGGATGGTATATGAATCATTAGTCTTCATACACATTATCTATTAGAAAGAACATCTACTCATCTTCGATTTTGTGTTTCATATTATAGTTTGCTTGGAGGAATTTTGATAACGTTAGGCTTTTACGCTGTGATGTGGGGCAAAGCAAACGAAGAGAATGATCAGTTGTTATCATCttcagaaaaagagaaaatcccTCTTCTACTGAACTGCAAGAATGACCAAGTTTAAAACAAGTCATATGCTTGTTGGTATGTAGAAGGATCTACAAGATCTATAAGAAAATATGAAGATATtgtaatgtttattttatagataCATAGCCGGCAAAGGACACATGCGCGGCCTTTGAATATATGTTTGTGAAAAGTTTGTTTGTCCTAATGGTAAAAACCCTGTACAAATGACACAAGTCACAACACtgattttcttccttttccatgtttttttctttagaaaaattATAGCAAGCCTAAAAAGAGTTTTCAGCTTAAGGCCCTATAATTATCTGGGCCAGCTCTGTATAGAGATATAAAGATTTAATTCTATCTTAAAAccattttactatataaacTTAGAGAGTCAATATATAATGCTTGCAATTTTAAACAATTCTTAATCTCTACATTGTATTAgaactataaaaatataaataatagtgAGATATTTATACCCGTCGAAAGATCGGGATACTGAAtaaagagagatggagagaaagAGTTGTAACTCCTTTATAATTGAAGTTTTGTAATTGTATTCATGTTTTACAACGATCGAATTCGATCGTTTATATAGAAGTAAAATGTAAGTTACTATGTGTGCATAGTGACAGTGGGCTccacacaaaataataataaacgcATAACGTTATACACATGCGCATCATCTGTTGACATTGTATACGTCTTCTTTTTCTGAGTTTCACAACACTCCTCTTTGGAGACCAGTGTCACTATGTCTCTTGCATAATGTCTTATGTTGCCTtgttaaaaacctttttaggAAAACCCAATAGCAAAAATCTTAGTAAAGTAAAAAGAGTACAACCTCGCAAGCTCCCCCTCAACTGATCATGATCTCATCTTACAAGTCTTGTTGACAACACATTCCAATGTTATGGACATGTTTCCTGAACATAGTCATGGGTAATGATTTTGTGAAGAGATCTGCAGAATTCTCGGATGATCGAACATATCTTACTTCAATGTCTTTATTCTTCAAGAGTTCTTGGGTGTATGAAAAGAAATTTGGAGGGACATGTTTGGTTCTATCACTTTTGATATACCCTTCCTTTGTTTGAGCAACACATGCAACATTGTCTTCATATAAGATAGTTGGCTTTGTGTTCTGATGAATTCTGCTACTTGATTTAATATGTCGACTTATCGACCTTAGCCATACACATTCTCTACTTGCTTCGTGAAGTGAGATAATTTCAGCATGATTCGAAGAAGTAGCTACAAGCGTTTGTTTCTAAGAACGCCATGATATAGCATTGGCTCCAATCGTGAACACATATCATAATTGTGAACGAGCTTTGTGTTGATCTGATAGATATCATGCATATGCAAAACCAATTATTTGACCATTTAATTTGTTAGGACATGTTTAATTCCATTCCAATGCCTTTGTGTAGGAGAGAAACTAAATTTAGCCAAAAGATTAATTGAAGATGAAAAAACAGGTCGAGTGCAATTTGCAAGATGCATAAGGGCTCCAATTGCACTTAGATACGGTATTTCAGGACCAAGTATCTCTTCATTTTCCTCAGGTGGTTGGAACAGATCACCTTCAACATTTAATGATCTGACAACCATTAGAGTATTGAGAGGAGTTACCTTATCCATATTAAAACGTTTAACACTCTTTTAGTGTATATGGATTGATTCACAAATATACCCTTTTGAGTATGCTCAATTTGTAGACCTAGACAAAACTTTGTCTATCCAagatctttcatctcaaattcaccttttaaatagtttgttgTTTTCTGTATTTCATGTTGAGTCCCGATTATattaagatcatcaacatataccgCAATTATCACAAATCCGgagtttgttttcttgatgaaAACATATGGGCATATAGGATCATTCACATAtcattcttttgttaaattatcaCTAAGACGATTATTCCACATACGTCCAGATTGCTTTAACCCATATAATGATCTTTGCAACTTTATTGCACATAACTCTATGGATTTAGCCTTTAATGCTTCTGGTATATTAAATCGTCTAGGAACTCTCATGTAGATATCAGTATCTAATGATCCATATAAGTATGCTGTAACAACATCCATGAGACGTATCTCTAAATTTTCGCCAACTGCTAAACTCATTAGAAATCTAAACGTTTTTGCATCCATAACGGGGAAATATGTTTCCTCATAATCAATCCCAAGTCTTTCAGAAAATCCTTGAGCTACGAGAGCCTTATATCTCGTAATTTCATTtctctcattttgttttctaacgAATACCCACTTGTATCCAACCGGTCTTACATTTCCAGGCGTGAGTACAATAGGTCCAAGTACATTTGGTTTATTAAGCGAGTCAGGTTCGATTTGATTGCATCTTTTCATTTTGTCCAATCATGTCTCTTTTGACATTCATATGCATACTTTGGTTCTGGATCCTCACTTTCCTCATCTATTTTCCTTGAAACAAGGTAAGATAAAGTGTCATTAACATCATTGATTTTATTTCGATTCCATATCTTTCCATTATGGATATAGTTGACagaaatctcatgattttcttcAGGCTCATGATTCTCAATACTTTCATTAGACTCATGGCTCGTTTCTTCCAAAATGCTTTCTACTATTTTGGGCATATCATGCTTTTCAACTTCCTTTcgttttttaggatttttatcCTTAGAACCAACTAGCCTACCACACTTCAAGCGTGTTCTAGACTCTCGTGTATCGTCTGCTTTTCCACGTTCTTGTGGTATTTAAGTTCTAGCAGAAATATTTTCAGCTGGTATATATGATTTAGTTACCGTTTTGGTATCAACAAATGCATCAGGAAGTTGATTTGCAATACTCTGCAAATGCATAATTCGTCGAACTTCTATTTCAGACTGCTTTGTAGGAAGATCAAGGTGTAACAAAGATGGTACAAAAGATGGTACACACCATTTGATATCTTTTCCTACTTGTTGATTTTATCTCTCAGAGCTAGGAAAACTTTCTCATCAAAATGACAATCGGCAAAACGTGCCGTAAAGACATCACCAGTCTGTGGTTCTAGGTACCTTATAATTGATGGAGAATcacaaccaatatatatatccaaCCTTCTTTGTGGTCCCATCTTTGTAAGTTGTGGAGGTGCTATAGGCACATATACCGCACAACCAAAAATCCTTAGATGGGATATGTTTGGTTCTCGACCAAATGCTGACTGCAAAGGGGAATACTTATGATATGCACTTGGTCTTATTCGAATAAGTGCTTCTCCATGAAAGATGGCATGTCCCCATACAGAGGTTGGAAGTGTTAATCTCATGATAAATGGTCTTGCAATCAATTGCAGACGTTTAATTAATGATTTCGCCAaaccattttgtgtatgaacatgagATACAAGATGTTCAACTTCAATTTCTGTTACCATGCaataattgtaacatccgcgaaccggaatcccggtttgggatgcgCATCGGctgatgctggaggagcatcggtcgatgcaagtgcagttttctgcgttttgacttaagttaaacgctgcattttgggtaaaggaaaacccttaagtcgtgtttctgtctcattaggcgagtttagccatttttgagagaaaagagaagagagaaaaggttcttgagagttcttgaggtttttgggagatttgaggctgttcctgtagagatctgtagctgggatcgttgtaggagcttcctaggagcgtgttcttgcttgttgaggttcagattcgtctgtggcaaaggtaagtgtatgaccatggcttatctaagctggagatatctctgatttgcttgttatgtgttgctAGTCTTGTTAGTttggttatttgggacgttaggaaactttcttgtggttgtaggaacgaagatccggtgagaagcttcgggggaaaacgatgctcggcattgcatcggtcggcCGATTATTTATTGCTATTGGTTGTGTTTGAGGATAGAtggttagtgggtatgggaccgatagttgtagttattattattatttattattaaaaaaaaaaaaatgggttaggtcatttcaatttggtatcacaACCCTTATAGTTGTAGGTTTAGGTTCACTAGGTTTATGTTGctgatgttgggattgcatgctttgattgattatgtgaattagtcaattttgtgtggcatggagtcctagaacatcctcttcgagcctacaatgtgattccacggtgaatttatgtttttgtgttattataattgtgtgcttagccttctgttcatggtagtgcagatggttagagaggatgctgtcgctggtcgtggtcgtggtcgtggacgcggacatggtcgtggtaggggcagagtcccagtggttagtgagaccaaggaccagagtgtgacagaaGAGGGTGTCAACGAGTCgtagggtgtccagggggattccatgacTGTGGagggagggggcggtgttgatgctccagtagccggtgatgttagggctcCAGGTGTGGGAAatccagtgggtggagtcccgggtgtcgaccttgcgggtttgctggaaCAGTTGATAGAGCGGTTGCCGCaagtggcaccggctcaggctcaggtaatGCCACCAGTGGTGGTGGCAGAGCGGCAGCcggtggctgcggatgtggggttccattctcgttatatcagcatgttgacagagatggaccgtattggtaccgagcggttttcgggaggtactgatcgtaccgctgcggatgcgtggaggacgagtgtggaacgtaacttccatactttgagatgtcctgaggagttttgggtggacattgggatCCACCATTTgtctggtgatgctcagttgtggtggagttctgtggcagccaggaaagtgcagagggagatgtcttgggctgaattcgtcttggagttcaaccgcaagtatttccctagggaggcactggataggttggaggtgcagttccttcagctagctcaggggacttGGTCAGTGCgagagcttgacttggagttcagtcgacttctgagttATGGGGGTcgagatatggagtctgaggaggctcagattatgaggtttttgagggccttacgtgatgacttgagggttcactgtagagggcagagttatgcttcgcgtgcagagctggttgagactgcaacagggatcgaggaggatattcgggcacagtcagtggcggctagcccatCAGTCCAGCCTAGCAAGGCTcagcatcagggaggttctagcaagggcggcaagcctgcgcatggaaccaagaggagatgggaggctacacagaggccgagtggtccgagttgcttcgggtgcgggggcaaggatcacaagattgctagctgtctcaagaggagtgctccgatgGCAGcagctcgtgtatgctatcattgtagggagccagggcacatcaggccctattgtcccaagttgcagccggtagcagtggcagcgttgcagcaggtgcagccaggagggcagcaggtgacacggattgagcaggcgccacgggtttacacgatgGTAGAGACTGGTGGGACCAGTGCTGgagcgatcacatgtataatttctggtactttgtctttgtgaattcttagtaagttcagatgttatgttgtcctgtgataaagtgttaggttctcaacacataaggtttgtgtagggaccttgttggtgggcgggtttaagtcccacgttatgtttgactctggagctactcatagcttcattatgatacgcccaaaattcgaggatcactcagccggactaaaaaggatagaaactcgccaaggtgcaaggtgcaacaagggagatttgatggattgaggggtcgcacagcagtttcggaaggctgctgatattcccaactccaatcactgctagatatgacacactagtccaacaaaaggaggctgttgcttggatattacacaccaagaaacaaagaaatgttctagacaaagaacaaagagatcaactcataaaatgaaaaggaaaattgattgatgattctcaaatgagattacatgagtttatatagagatagaaaacttggtcacaaagccaagtattattcttgaaactaaaacacaataaagatagatagtttaATGAAGATTCAATTCTTTaactttgtcttcccaaggtgtcattcccaaggtgagttgaactcaattttcgtcactcctctttgacaacaaaacaaagtgattattttgggctttcttggacttgaattagacTCAAAGtaggctggacttgataggtatcatccccaatagttttttcccatgctctctttggccataagctcttgaataagcccatttaatGCATTTattagcttcttagcttttgctctagtcattggtccttcaggtacaagcaatgattcctccgctacaagctcctcgggttcaagctcagctacaagttcctcgggttcaagctcagctaaaAGCTCCTCCTCCctagctccatccatgatcacatcatcctcctcctcttgaaaaggatttgaccgcAAATCTGGATCATCTGCCACAAATGGAGCCAAATCAACAACATTAAAAATTGAACTCACTTTGTACCTACCTTGCAAGTCGAGTTTGTAAGCATTGTCACTGATTTTTGTCAAGACTTTGAATGGACCATCGACCCGTGGCATTAACTTAGACTCTCTTTCTGCTGGGAAACGTTCCTTTCTTAAGTGTATCCACACTAGATCTCCCTCTTTAAACACCAATTGACGTTTTNNNNNNNNNNNNNNNNNNNNNNNNNNNNNNNNNNNNNNNNNNNNNNNNNNNNNNNNNNNNNNNNNNNNNNNNNNNNNNNNNNNNNNNNNNNNNNNNNNNNNNNNNNNNNNNNNNNNNNNNNNNNNNNNNNNNNNNNNNNNNNNNNNNNNNNNNNNNNNNNNNNNNNNNNNNNNNNNNNNNNNNNNNNNNNNNNNNNNNNNNNNNNNNNNNNNNNNNNNNNNNNNNNNNNNNNNNNNNNNNNNNNNNNNNNNNNNNNNNNNNNNNNNNNNNNNNNNNNNNNNNNNNNNNNNNNNNNNNNNNNNNNNNNNNNNNNNNNNNNNNNNNNNNNNNNNNNNNNNNNNNNNNNNNNNNNNNNNNNNNNNNNNNNNNNNNNNNNNNNNNNNNNNNNNNNNNNNNNNNNNNNNNNNNNNNNNNNNNNNNNNNNNNNNNNNNNNNNNNNNNNNNNNNNNNNNNNNNNNNNNNNNNNNNNNNNNNNNNNNNNNNNNNNNNNNNNNNNNNNNNNNNNNNNNNNNNNNNNNNNNNNNNNNNNNNNNNNNNNNNNNNNNNNNNNNNNNNNNNNNNNNNNNNNNNNNNNNNNNNNNNNNNNNNNNNNNNNNNNNNNNNNNNNNNNNNNNNNNNNNNNNNNNNNNNNNNNNNNNNNNNNNNNNNNNNNNNNNNNNNNNNNNNNNNNNNNNNNNNNNNNNNNNNNNNNNNNNNNNNNNNNNNNNNNNNNNNNNNNNNNNNNNNNNNNNNNNNNNNNNNGTTCAACTTTTGCTGGCCTTTGAGGTGCTTCAAGGATTGGTGATCTGTATGAATTACAAACTCCTTTGGCCAAAGATAATGTTGCCATGTTTGGAGTGCCCTAACCAAAGCGTATAGCTCTTGGTCATAAGTGGGGTAATTGAGTGTAGCTCCTCCCAATTTCTCACTGAAGTAGGAAATGGGTTTCTTTTCCTGCATCAACACAACACTAATACCCACTCCTGAGGCATCACATTCTATCTCAAAATTTTTGGAGAAATCCGGAAGTGTAAGTAAAGGTGCTTGAGTTAACTTCCCTTTAAGTATCTGAAACGCCTCCTCTTGAGCTTGTTCCCACTTGAAACCAATATTCTTCTTGATTACCTCTGTGAGTGGAGCTGCTATTGTGCTGAAGTTCTGAACAAACCTCTGGTAAAACCCAGCTAGCCCATGAAAGCTCCTTACCTCTCCAACATTTTTGGGGCTAGGCAAATCACAGATGGCCTTGATCTTTTCTTCATCCACCCTGAGTCCATCAGCACCTACaataaaacctaagaaaaccATGTGATCTGTTCCAAAAGAGCACTTCTTAAGATTTGCAAATAACCTTTCTTTCCTAAGGACGTCTAGGACAGATTTCAAATGCAGCTTATGTTCCTCACGGTTCTTGCTATAGATAATAATGTCATCAAAGTAGACAACAACACAATGACCAATAAAAGATCGCAAGATATGATTCATCAAACGCATGAATGTACTAGGTGCATTAGTAAGGCCAAAAGGCATGACAAGCCACTCATACAATCCTAGCTTAGTTTTGAATGCAGTCTTccattcatcaccttctttcatgcgaatttggtgatatccacttttcaaatctatttttgagaaaacagaAGAACCATGCAATTCATCTAGCATGTCATCAAGCCTAAGGATTGGATGCCTATACTTTACCGTAATATTGTTGATGGCACACCAGTATACACACATGCGCCAAGAGCCATCCTTCTTAGGCACAAGGAGAACAGGTACAACACATGGGCTTATGCTCTCCCTGATGTAACCTTTTTCAAGAAGTTCTCCAATCTGCTTTTGAATTTCCTTTGTTTCCAACGAGTTAGTTCGATAAGCCGGCCGGTTTGGAAGTGACACACCTGGGACGAAATCAATTTGGTGTTCTATACTTCTTATTGGCGGCAAACCGTTAGGGTTTTCTTCTGGAAAGATATCTGAGAATTCCTGCAAAACATCTATCAAATAACTCGGGAGCTCCGgtgcaaggtcagaaaatgctattagtgtttctttatacacAAGCAAAAGCAATGGCTGTTGAGAGTACAAAGATTTCCTTACTTGACTCTCTTTGACAAAGAAGTTAAAGTTCTTAGGAGATACCTCAGGTTTTgctggtttaatttctttgtctcgGCTTTTTTTCAACTGGACTTGGTCTTGATGGACCTCCAACGGAGTTAAAGGAACCAGAGtgatcttctttcctttatgctcaaaggaatgccggttggtgtagccatcatgtaTCGCCCTCATGTCAAACTGCCAAGGTCGTCCTAGAAGAATATGGCTTGCATCCATGGGAAGGACATTGCACATGATCTCATCTTCATATCAACCGATGGTAAGAGGAACCGTGACTTGCTCCCTGACGTACTGTTTGCCCGTTTCATTCAACCATTCCAGTTTAAAAGGTCGCGGATGAGGTCTTGTCTCAAGTCCAAGCTTCCTAACAAGAGTTTCACTAGCAACGTTAGTACAGCTTCCACCGTCAATgatcaaagaacaaactttatcTTTAACTAAACATCTAGAGTGAAAGAGATTCTCCCTTTGTTCTCGTTCATTGGACTTAGGTTGAACGCTCAATGGTCTCCTAGTGACCAGAAGTGTCCCTTGAGTTGGATATtcaaactgctcttcctcttcgtcaaagATTAGTCCcagatcttcctctttttctttatcgtcCTCGGACTCCACTTCACCGTTGTCTAGGAGGATCATTACCTTTTGATTCAGACATTTGTTGGTATAATGTCCAAGTCCTTGACATTTGAAACAACGAATATCCCTTGCCCGATTGTTGGTCTCGACTGCCTTTCCTTTCTCAAGACGAGTAGGAGCATTAGtcttaaaaactgaatttgatggGGTTGAAGACTTACCTTTATCTTGATAACTTGGTTTTGGAGCAAAAGAAGGTTTAGAGAAACCcttcctcttggtttgttgttcgaTTAGAATCGCCTTGTGCAACATTCCCTCCAAGCTTTNTTGCTCCCTGACGTACTGTTTGCCCGTTTCATTCAACCATTCCAGTTTAAAAGGTCGCGGATGAGGTCTTGTCTCAAGTCCAAGCTTCCTAACAAGAGTTTCACTAGCAACGTTAGTACAGCTTCCACCGTCAATgatcaaagaacaaactttatcTTTAACTAAACATCTAGAGTGAAAGAGATTCTCCCTTTGTTCTCGTTCATTGGACTTAGGTTGAACGCTCAATGGTCTCCTAGTGACCAGAAGTGTCCCTTGAGTTGGATATtcaaactgctcttcctcttcgtcaaagATTAGTCCcagatcttcctctttttctttatcgtcCTCGGACTCCACTTCACCGTTGTCTAGGAGGATCATTACCTTTTGATTCAGACATTTGTTGGTATAATGTCCAAGTCCTTGACATTTGAAACAACGAATATCCCTTGCCCGATTGTTGGTCTCGACTGCCTTTCCTTTCTCAAGACGAGTAGGAGCATTAGtcttaaaaactgaatttgatggGGTTGAAGACTTACCTTTATCTTGATAACTTGGTTTTGGAGCAAAAGAAGGTTTAGAGAAACCcttcctcttggtttgttgttcgaTTAGAATCGCCTTGTGCAACATTCCCTCCAAGCTTTCATATTCTTGAAGCTCCATTCTGTCCTGAATATCTCGATTGAGGCCGGCAAGGATCTGGCCATGGTAGCTTCTAAGGTTTCATCTACGTCCGCCTTGATCATTAAGCTTTCCATTTCCTGGAAATAGTCCTCCACAGATTTGGTTCCTTGAAGCAAGCGTCTGAGTTTTTGGGGGAGATCTCTGTGGTAATGAGCCGACACAAACCGTTTCCTCATCAAGGTAGTGAGCTCATCCCATGAAGCTACTGGTCTTCCACCTTTCCTTCTCCTGTGAGTCAAAACTTGATCATACCAGTTAATAGCATAGCCTATAAACTCAGTTGCTGCTAACCTAACCTTCTTGAGTTCAGAGAAATTTTGACATTCGAGCACTAACTCTATTTTCCTTTCACATTCTAGATAAACATCCAGATCAGTTTTACCTTCAAAGGttggaattttaagttttaaaccacctaaattgtcATTTCTTGTACCAAAAGGATTAACATCACCTTGATCACAATTTCTATGACTTCGTCTAGGTCGGTTGATTgatcgatcatcttcttcatggaactcctcttcttcaatttcctctTCGGGCTGGTAAGTCCTCCTTGAACGTTCTCTCCTGGCTGCTGGTCTAGAACGGGTTTGTTGACTGTTTTGAATCTCGTCGAGCCTCTGGTGTAGTTCTTCTAGACCTGTATTCATAAGGTTAGTAATAGTGTCATTCAATGCTCTCATTTGCAAGTTAGATAGCCCGGCGACAGAATTCCCTGGTCGATCTCGttctccatcactttccatGGTTTCCTGAAAACTTAAACACCAAAAGTTAGCAGATAAAAAATCCTCACAAAAGtgtttctctcaatttttttggtaggtCACTCAAGAGATTTCTCCATAAGTTCTAAGAGAACAAATTCAAGCAACCCAATGGAATTCCCAAGCAacaagggaagaaggaagatagaaaGACAAGAGGATTTTTGTGAAATCTGTTTTAATCACTCCAAGGATGGATTTCTCCTCAGCCAGCAGGATTTCTCTTCCACCACCTAGCCAaatgcaaatcttttttttttttttgcttttttttgtttttttttttgaaaatagaaatggCCTAGGTAAGGAGATGACCCAGATTTAagatagaaagaagatgaagtatttagaaatggaagatgagaagatgaacagacaagtaccggttgagtggctctgataccacttgatacgcccaaaattcgaggatcactcagccggactaaaaatgatagaaactcgccaaggtgcaaggtgcaacaagggagatttgatggattgagaggtcgcacagcagtttcggaaggctgctgatattcccaactccaaataatgctagatatgacacactagtccagcaaaaggaggctgttgcttggatattacacaccaagaaacaaagaaatgttctagacaaagaacaaagagataaactcataaaatgaaaaggaaaattgattgatgattctcaaatgagattacatgagtttatatagagataaaaaacttg
The Camelina sativa cultivar DH55 chromosome 6, Cs, whole genome shotgun sequence genome window above contains:
- the LOC104790461 gene encoding WAT1-related protein At3g28070 isoform X1, translated to MAGTASHWRRETVFLTTMLAIETTSIGISTLFKVATSKGLNIYPFIGYSYLLASLLLLPSLFFTNRSRTLPPLSLSILCKIGLQGFLGSIYVITGYVGIKYSNPTLASAMGNISPALTFILAAIFRMEKISFKEKSCVAKVMGTILSVMGALVVIFYHGPRIFVASSPPYVNFRQLSPPLFSSSTSDWLIGGAVLTIQVIFVSVCYILQAHIMSEYPAAFTVSFLYTICVSVITTTIGLVVERNNPSVWILQFDITLITIVAVATITSVSYTIHSWIIRYKGPVYLAIFKPLSILIAVVMGVIFLNDSLYLGCLLGGILITLGFYAVMWGKANEENDQLLSSSEKEKIPLLLNCKNDQV